One region of uncultured Sulfurimonas sp. genomic DNA includes:
- a CDS encoding UDP-N-acetylmuramate dehydrogenase, with protein MKTKKIDFSKFSSIKIGQTLDVAILENPDDFSDEYFLIGSCNNILMGTKPPKLMKLSKKYDYIKIQNNTLIIGASTPSGKIASFCKKNNIANFEFLSHLPGTLGGLVYMNAGLKEYEIFNNLLSISTTKSNFSKKEIVHGYRFTDIKEPILEATFNLKYGFDEKKVELFKKMRSNQPSTPSAGSCFKNPKGDYAGRLIEAVGLKAKRIGAMEFSAQHANFLLNCGGGVFEDAITLIKEAQDRVYKEFGISLECEIIILDKKYMSLNS; from the coding sequence GTGAAAACAAAAAAGATAGATTTTTCAAAATTTTCTTCCATAAAGATTGGTCAAACTCTAGATGTAGCTATTCTTGAAAATCCAGATGATTTTAGTGATGAGTATTTTTTAATTGGTTCATGCAACAACATTCTAATGGGAACAAAACCTCCAAAGCTAATGAAGCTTTCAAAAAAATATGATTATATAAAAATTCAAAACAATACTCTAATCATCGGAGCATCTACTCCATCAGGAAAAATAGCTTCATTTTGCAAAAAAAACAATATAGCAAATTTTGAATTTCTCTCGCATCTTCCTGGAACTCTTGGCGGTTTAGTCTACATGAATGCAGGACTAAAAGAGTATGAAATTTTCAACAATCTTCTTAGCATCTCCACAACAAAAAGTAACTTTAGTAAAAAAGAGATTGTGCATGGTTACAGATTTACAGATATAAAAGAGCCTATTTTAGAAGCTACTTTCAATCTTAAATATGGTTTTGATGAAAAAAAGGTAGAACTTTTTAAAAAGATGCGCTCAAACCAACCAAGCACACCAAGTGCAGGAAGCTGTTTTAAAAATCCAAAAGGCGATTATGCAGGAAGACTTATAGAAGCTGTTGGACTAAAGGCTAAGCGTATTGGAGCGATGGAATTTAGTGCGCAACATGCGAATTTTTTACTAAATTGTGGTGGTGGAGTTTTTGAAGATGCAATCACTTTAATAAAAGAAGCACAAGATAGAGTTTATAAAGAGTTTGGCATCTCTCTTGAGTGCGAAATAATAATTTTAGATAAAAAATATATGAGCTTAAACTCTTAA
- the fliQ gene encoding flagellar biosynthesis protein FliQ, with the protein MEEKLIALGVETFKIALLLALPGLLTGMLLGLAVSIFQATTQINEMTLSFIPKILGVVIVIILTMPWMLNSMIDFATNIFNMMPGFIE; encoded by the coding sequence ATGGAAGAAAAACTAATTGCACTTGGAGTAGAAACATTTAAAATCGCTCTTCTTCTTGCATTACCTGGACTTTTAACAGGTATGCTTTTGGGTTTAGCGGTTAGTATTTTTCAAGCTACAACTCAAATAAATGAGATGACTCTTTCATTTATCCCTAAAATTCTTGGGGTTGTTATAGTTATCATTTTAACGATGCCTTGGATGCTAAACTCAATGATAGACTTTGCTACCAATATATTCAATATGATGCCAGGTTTTATAGAGTAG
- a CDS encoding MqnA/MqnD/SBP family protein — translation MKKTLIAHSPDADDIFMYYAIKFGWVDMKNTLFDNIAKDIQTLNEDALNGVYDIVAISFALYPHIKEEYAPLRTAVSFGEGYGPKLIKKKDAKLKRNFKVALSGKHTTNAMLFRIAYPDARVTYMNFLEIEQAVVEGVVDAGVLIHESILTYDSKLEVEREMWDIWQELAGDELPLPLGGMAIRRSLPLNKAIEYEATLTKAVAVARDHKDRLSKMLIERDLVRIDATTLDKYLELYANDESIRLSELQYKAINKLFELGYKHGFYDSQVKIEDYLIPTEYKEIRNS, via the coding sequence ATGAAAAAAACATTAATTGCACACTCTCCTGACGCTGATGATATCTTTATGTACTATGCTATCAAATTTGGTTGGGTAGATATGAAAAACACCCTATTTGACAACATTGCTAAAGATATTCAAACACTAAACGAAGATGCACTAAATGGTGTTTATGACATTGTTGCTATCAGTTTTGCACTCTATCCTCACATAAAAGAAGAGTACGCTCCGCTTAGAACTGCTGTTAGTTTTGGCGAAGGTTATGGACCTAAACTCATCAAGAAAAAAGACGCTAAACTAAAGCGAAATTTTAAAGTTGCACTTAGTGGAAAACACACTACAAACGCAATGCTCTTTCGCATAGCTTATCCAGATGCGAGAGTTACTTACATGAACTTTTTAGAAATCGAGCAAGCTGTTGTTGAAGGTGTAGTAGATGCAGGTGTATTGATTCATGAGAGCATCTTGACTTATGACTCTAAGCTTGAAGTAGAACGCGAAATGTGGGATATTTGGCAAGAACTTGCAGGAGATGAACTACCTCTTCCTCTAGGTGGAATGGCAATTCGTCGCTCACTCCCACTAAATAAAGCCATAGAATATGAAGCGACTCTTACAAAAGCAGTTGCTGTTGCACGAGATCATAAAGATAGACTCTCTAAGATGCTTATAGAGAGAGATTTGGTTAGGATAGATGCTACAACACTAGATAAATACCTAGAACTTTATGCAAATGATGAGTCTATAAGACTTAGTGAGCTTCAATACAAAGCTATAAATAAACTCTTTGAACTCGGCTATAAACATGGATTTTATGACTCGCAAGTTAAGATAGAGGATTATCTTATACCAACTGAGTACAAAGAGATTAGGAACTCTTAA
- the recA gene encoding recombinase RecA, which yields MDANKQKSLDLAMKQIDKAFGKGALMRLGDKEFEPIKSISTGSIGLDLALGIGGIPEGRVIEIYGPESSGKTTLALQITAECQKKGGVCAFIDAEHALDVVYAKNLGVDVENLLVSQPDYGEQALDIVETIARSGAIDLIVIDSVAALTPKSEIEGEMSDQNVGVQARLMSKALRKLTGVISKMNCTVIFINQIRMKIGMMGYGSPETTTGGNALKFYASVRIDVRRIASLKQGESQIGNRVKAKVIKNKVAPPFRQAEFDIMFGEGISKEGELVDYGVKLDVIDKAGAWFSYEETKLGQGRENVKLKFKDEPELAKEIEEKIKVAMGVSNVMIMETAEIEETED from the coding sequence ATGGACGCAAATAAACAAAAATCATTAGACTTAGCAATGAAACAAATTGATAAAGCATTTGGTAAGGGTGCTTTGATGAGACTAGGTGATAAAGAGTTTGAACCTATAAAGTCAATAAGTACAGGTTCTATAGGGCTTGACTTAGCACTTGGTATCGGCGGTATTCCAGAAGGTCGTGTTATAGAGATTTATGGACCTGAGAGTTCTGGTAAAACAACTTTAGCACTTCAAATAACTGCAGAATGCCAAAAAAAAGGTGGTGTTTGTGCCTTTATAGATGCTGAACATGCCCTTGATGTTGTTTATGCAAAAAATTTAGGTGTTGATGTTGAAAACTTACTTGTATCACAACCTGATTATGGTGAACAAGCTCTTGATATTGTTGAAACAATAGCTAGAAGTGGAGCGATTGACCTTATTGTTATTGACTCCGTTGCAGCACTTACTCCAAAGTCTGAGATAGAGGGTGAGATGTCTGATCAAAATGTTGGTGTTCAGGCTCGTCTTATGTCAAAGGCACTTCGTAAATTAACAGGTGTTATTAGCAAGATGAACTGTACTGTTATATTTATAAATCAAATTCGTATGAAAATAGGAATGATGGGTTATGGTTCTCCTGAAACTACAACAGGTGGAAATGCTCTAAAATTTTATGCATCTGTTCGTATAGATGTAAGACGTATAGCCTCACTTAAACAAGGTGAAAGTCAGATAGGAAACCGTGTTAAAGCTAAAGTTATCAAAAATAAAGTAGCTCCACCATTTCGTCAAGCAGAGTTTGACATCATGTTTGGAGAGGGAATCTCAAAAGAGGGTGAACTAGTCGATTATGGAGTTAAGCTTGATGTTATAGACAAAGCAGGGGCATGGTTCTCATATGAAGAAACTAAACTTGGTCAAGGTCGTGAAAATGTTAAACTCAAATTCAAAGATGAACCAGAATTGGCAAAAGAGATAGAAGAAAAGATAAAAGTAGCCATGGGTGTAAGTAATGTTATGATTATGGAAACGGCAGAAATAGAAGAAACAGAAGACTAG